The Solibacillus sp. FSL W7-1436 genome window below encodes:
- a CDS encoding transketolase: MKNQSMELVEKEVENTLYQCIDFNIEENYIAMGQAFAKVLALLQEHGLISPALKVITEPEQCLTETRILLESLQEAQRRHASRRKLLTHRHILNVWLRKNQYFQREVLPGFF; this comes from the coding sequence ATGAAAAATCAGTCAATGGAGCTTGTAGAAAAAGAAGTGGAAAACACATTATATCAATGTATTGATTTTAATATAGAAGAAAACTATATTGCGATGGGACAAGCGTTTGCTAAAGTGCTCGCATTACTGCAGGAACATGGGCTTATCAGTCCGGCCTTGAAAGTAATCACCGAGCCTGAACAATGTCTGACGGAAACGCGTATATTGCTCGAAAGTCTGCAGGAAGCGCAAAGAAGGCATGCGTCACGGAGAAAACTGCTGACACATCGCCATATTTTAAATGTATGGCTTAGAAAGAACCAGTATTTCCAGCGGGAAGTATTGCCGGGCTTTTTCTAG
- a CDS encoding cation:proton antiporter, whose translation MFIFQIVIVLLATKIAGHLTVRLGQPSVLGKILIGIIIGPAMLGWITDNDIMQTFSQIGVILLMFLAGLETDLEDLNANMKGAVFVAIGGVVLPIALSYPLALAFGLTQGQAIFVGLTLAATSVSISVQTLSEIGWLKSKEGSTLLGAAVLDDIMVVVLLAIAMSFLVGDNVSIPVLIGGKVLFFILLFVVMKWVIPPFLRLFSRLKVTEAVLSGALIACFALAYIGEHYFGIATIIGAFFIGIAIGRTPFKETVEHKVEPIANGIFVPFFFVSIGLSVTFAGITENIWFLVIFSIVAILSKLIGSGLGAKLAGFSWKSSTGIGAGMVSRGEVALILAAMGLSSGLLPAEDYTPMVIVIIITTLVTPPMLKGIFGNRSNLID comes from the coding sequence ATGTTTATTTTTCAAATTGTTATCGTTTTATTGGCAACAAAAATAGCAGGGCATTTAACGGTACGGTTAGGTCAACCTTCAGTACTCGGAAAAATCCTGATCGGTATCATTATCGGTCCTGCAATGCTTGGCTGGATTACTGACAACGATATTATGCAAACATTCAGTCAAATAGGGGTAATTTTATTAATGTTTTTAGCCGGTTTGGAAACAGATCTGGAAGACTTGAATGCCAATATGAAAGGGGCCGTTTTTGTTGCAATCGGCGGTGTTGTTTTACCGATAGCGTTAAGTTATCCATTGGCATTGGCATTTGGTTTAACACAAGGGCAGGCTATTTTTGTCGGACTGACATTAGCCGCGACATCAGTAAGTATTTCGGTTCAGACATTAAGCGAAATTGGCTGGCTGAAAAGTAAGGAAGGCTCTACATTGTTAGGGGCTGCAGTATTGGATGACATTATGGTTGTTGTATTACTTGCAATAGCTATGAGTTTCCTAGTTGGGGACAATGTATCGATTCCGGTGTTAATTGGCGGTAAAGTATTATTCTTTATTCTATTATTTGTAGTAATGAAATGGGTTATTCCACCGTTCTTGCGCCTCTTCAGTCGCCTGAAAGTTACGGAAGCAGTATTAAGCGGTGCGCTTATTGCATGTTTTGCGTTAGCATACATAGGTGAACATTACTTTGGTATCGCTACAATTATCGGTGCATTCTTTATTGGTATTGCAATCGGACGCACTCCGTTTAAAGAGACAGTCGAGCATAAAGTTGAACCGATTGCGAACGGGATTTTCGTGCCGTTTTTCTTCGTTAGTATCGGATTGTCCGTTACTTTTGCGGGAATTACAGAAAATATCTGGTTCTTAGTTATCTTCTCGATTGTGGCAATTTTATCGAAGCTTATCGGTTCTGGTCTTGGTGCAAAATTGGCAGGCTTCAGCTGGAAATCTTCAACAGGTATCGGTGCAGGGATGGTTTCTCGTGGTGAAGTTGCACTGATTCTTGCGGCAATGGGATTATCTAGCGGATTGCTGCCGGCGGAAGATTATACACCAATGGTAATCGTTATAATTATTACAACGTTGGTTACACCACCAATGTTAAAAGGAATTTTCGGGAATCGTTCTAATTTAATCGATTAA
- the lpdA gene encoding dihydrolipoyl dehydrogenase has product MDKFDLAVIGAGPGGYVAAIHAAKSGLRVALVEKDKVGGACYNVGCIPSKIMLEHSKLVQEIRRGTDWGVTVPTINIDFPKLMQRKDQVVDELLSNIETFIENAQITMFRGKATVTAERKVIIGKEAFTADHVILATGSRPFVPPFKGLENASYHTTDTFFSIQELPKQLTIIGGGVIAIEMAFALAPMGTKVTVLNHSKDILQTEEPDARPIIKEKMNQLGIELVTDFTFEEIHADHVQTSIGNFPFENLLFATGRRPNTEIAEVLEMQMDGRLIKVDNHYETSIPGIFAIGDLVGGFQLAHSASAEGVHAVDYILGKHPKVINQQEIPRCVYTHPEIATFGMLEHEAPADSIVTKMYLPTNPKALLEGNTQGFMKFVASPEGDIYGACVVGDGATEMINSMLAAKVLGGSVKDLARLIFPHPTVSEHVGDAARSVFGKAIHAK; this is encoded by the coding sequence ATGGATAAATTTGATTTAGCCGTTATTGGTGCAGGACCTGGAGGGTACGTGGCGGCCATTCATGCAGCAAAAAGCGGGTTGAGAGTAGCGCTTGTCGAAAAAGATAAAGTTGGAGGTGCCTGCTATAATGTCGGCTGTATTCCTTCAAAAATTATGCTTGAGCATAGTAAACTTGTACAGGAAATTCGGCGCGGGACTGATTGGGGTGTGACGGTCCCGACGATCAATATTGATTTTCCGAAGTTGATGCAGCGAAAAGATCAAGTGGTTGATGAATTGTTATCAAATATTGAAACATTTATCGAAAACGCACAGATTACAATGTTCCGCGGAAAGGCGACAGTAACCGCAGAACGAAAAGTGATCATAGGGAAAGAAGCATTTACAGCAGATCATGTCATTTTGGCAACAGGCAGCCGTCCGTTTGTTCCACCGTTTAAAGGACTTGAAAACGCATCATATCATACAACGGATACGTTTTTTTCGATCCAGGAGCTGCCGAAACAGTTGACGATCATCGGAGGCGGGGTCATTGCAATAGAAATGGCATTTGCTTTAGCGCCAATGGGAACAAAAGTAACCGTATTAAACCATAGCAAAGATATTCTGCAAACAGAAGAACCGGATGCAAGACCAATTATTAAAGAGAAAATGAATCAGCTGGGAATCGAACTTGTGACAGACTTTACGTTCGAAGAAATCCATGCTGACCATGTACAGACATCAATCGGGAATTTCCCGTTTGAAAATTTACTGTTTGCGACAGGGCGCCGTCCGAACACCGAAATAGCGGAAGTGCTGGAAATGCAGATGGATGGCCGTTTGATCAAAGTAGATAACCATTATGAAACAAGTATTCCCGGTATATTTGCGATTGGCGATTTAGTAGGCGGTTTCCAGCTTGCCCACTCTGCAAGTGCAGAAGGTGTACATGCAGTCGACTATATTTTAGGAAAGCATCCGAAAGTGATCAATCAGCAGGAAATTCCGCGATGTGTATATACACATCCTGAAATTGCGACATTCGGCATGCTGGAGCACGAAGCACCTGCAGACAGCATTGTAACGAAGATGTATTTACCTACGAATCCTAAAGCACTGCTTGAAGGAAATACACAGGGCTTTATGAAGTTTGTAGCGAGTCCTGAAGGCGATATTTACGGGGCATGTGTCGTTGGAGACGGCGCGACGGAAATGATCAACTCCATGCTCGCGGCAAAAGTATTGGGAGGATCAGTAAAAGACTTGGCAAGGCTCATTTTCCCGCATCCGACAGTCAGCGAACATGTTGGTGATGCGGCACGTTCTGTTTTCGGAAAAGCGATTCATGCAAAATAA
- a CDS encoding cell wall elongation regulator TseB-like domain-containing protein, which yields MKNWIIFSVVFILSLSLVISVFVFWKADAPFSEIEQKAESFALDTKALAVVDDSYVYNGNKPYVTVFGVDEYGKEKAVFVPMSLDENSMQEVFLADGITEEQALTVFQEDTDAKEILHMKLGFEEPGPVWEITYKSESGSLNYVYLLFEDGQWWKRILNL from the coding sequence ATGAAAAACTGGATTATCTTTTCGGTTGTCTTTATTTTATCTTTGTCGCTTGTTATTTCAGTGTTCGTATTTTGGAAGGCCGATGCACCGTTTAGTGAAATAGAACAAAAAGCGGAAAGTTTTGCGCTGGATACGAAAGCACTTGCTGTTGTTGATGATTCCTATGTTTACAATGGGAACAAGCCCTATGTCACTGTTTTCGGAGTGGATGAGTATGGGAAGGAAAAGGCAGTCTTCGTCCCGATGAGTTTAGATGAGAATTCAATGCAGGAAGTATTTTTAGCAGATGGCATTACTGAAGAGCAGGCGTTGACTGTTTTTCAGGAAGATACTGATGCGAAAGAGATTCTTCATATGAAGTTAGGATTCGAGGAGCCGGGTCCAGTATGGGAAATTACCTATAAAAGTGAATCCGGCAGCTTGAATTATGTCTATCTTCTATTTGAAGACGGGCAATGGTGGAAACGCATATTGAATTTGTAG
- a CDS encoding 3D domain-containing protein, translating into MFQNKLLFSFAFFLVTALFFASAATAATHTVKKGEELDEIADRYDTSVYTLLELNEVNDIEEVTEGFVLKLPAHIKNKKVPVEKKEKKETIDDYEVVKTLTVEASAFTAYCKGCSGKTATGVNLKKNPDIKLIAVDPKVIPLGTKVWVEGYGIAVAGDTGGSIRGNRIDVFMKTKKTALNWGRKNVEIKVLK; encoded by the coding sequence ATGTTTCAAAACAAACTATTATTTAGCTTTGCCTTCTTTTTGGTCACTGCCTTATTCTTCGCAAGCGCGGCAACTGCAGCTACGCATACTGTGAAGAAAGGTGAAGAATTGGATGAAATTGCAGATCGTTATGACACATCGGTATATACATTGCTTGAATTAAATGAAGTTAACGACATAGAAGAAGTTACGGAAGGCTTCGTACTGAAATTACCGGCTCATATTAAAAACAAGAAAGTGCCGGTTGAAAAGAAAGAGAAAAAGGAAACAATTGATGACTATGAAGTTGTCAAAACACTCACTGTTGAAGCAAGCGCTTTTACTGCGTACTGTAAAGGATGTTCCGGAAAGACGGCTACCGGAGTTAATCTAAAGAAAAATCCGGATATAAAACTGATTGCGGTTGACCCAAAGGTGATTCCGCTTGGAACGAAAGTATGGGTAGAAGGGTATGGAATTGCGGTTGCCGGTGATACAGGCGGTTCGATCAGAGGGAACCGGATTGACGTTTTCATGAAGACGAAAAAAACCGCGCTTAATTGGGGACGTAAAAATGTAGAAATTAAAGTATTAAAATAA
- a CDS encoding pyridoxal phosphate-dependent aminotransferase, producing the protein MKQLLANRVKTLTPSSTLAITAKAKELKEQGIDVIGLGAGEPDFNTPDNILNAAKQSMDAGLTKYTPAGGLPALKKAIIDKLARDNNLTYKANEIIVGVGAKHVLYTLFQVILNEGDEVIIPIPYWVSYPEQVKLAGGVPVYVEGTQEQNFKITAQQLRNAITEKTKAVIINSPSNPSGMIYSMEELAELAQVAEEKDILIVSDEIYEKLVYNGIEHYSIAEVSDAVKARTIVVNGVAKSHSMTGWRIGYAAGDATIIKAMTDLASHSTSNATTTAQYATIEAYNGSQEAVEKMRQAFESRLEAIFPKLAAIPGVKVLKPQGAFYLLPDVSETAEKTGYTSVDDFVSALLTEANVAVIPGSGFGAPATIRLSYATSLELLEEAVRRIDAFVKTKWQD; encoded by the coding sequence ATGAAACAATTGTTGGCAAATCGTGTAAAGACTTTAACACCATCTTCAACTTTGGCAATCACAGCTAAAGCGAAAGAGTTAAAGGAGCAAGGTATTGATGTAATTGGTTTAGGGGCAGGGGAGCCGGACTTTAATACACCGGACAATATTTTAAATGCAGCAAAACAATCGATGGATGCTGGACTGACAAAATATACGCCGGCTGGAGGTTTACCTGCTTTAAAGAAAGCAATTATCGATAAATTGGCTCGTGACAATAATCTTACATATAAAGCAAATGAGATAATCGTTGGTGTCGGAGCAAAACACGTTCTGTATACATTGTTCCAAGTTATTTTAAATGAGGGCGATGAAGTAATTATCCCAATTCCTTACTGGGTATCTTACCCTGAACAAGTGAAGCTTGCAGGCGGTGTTCCTGTATATGTGGAAGGAACACAGGAACAGAACTTTAAAATTACAGCACAGCAACTACGTAATGCCATTACAGAGAAAACAAAAGCAGTGATTATTAACTCGCCGTCCAATCCTTCTGGTATGATTTATTCGATGGAAGAATTGGCTGAGCTTGCACAAGTGGCAGAAGAAAAGGATATTTTAATCGTTTCAGATGAAATTTATGAAAAGCTTGTTTACAATGGAATAGAGCATTATTCAATTGCGGAAGTTTCAGACGCAGTGAAAGCACGTACAATTGTTGTGAACGGTGTTGCAAAATCTCACTCTATGACAGGATGGCGCATTGGCTATGCAGCCGGTGACGCGACAATCATTAAAGCGATGACGGATTTAGCATCTCACTCTACTTCAAATGCAACTACGACAGCACAATATGCAACGATTGAAGCATATAACGGTTCCCAGGAAGCAGTTGAAAAGATGAGACAAGCGTTTGAATCACGTTTAGAAGCGATTTTCCCGAAACTTGCAGCAATTCCCGGCGTAAAAGTATTAAAACCACAAGGTGCTTTCTACTTATTGCCGGATGTTTCGGAAACAGCCGAGAAAACAGGCTATACTTCAGTGGATGATTTTGTATCGGCACTATTAACAGAAGCAAATGTTGCGGTCATTCCAGGTTCAGGATTTGGTGCACCAGCGACAATACGTTTATCGTATGCGACATCTTTAGAATTATTAGAAGAAGCAGTACGCCGAATCGATGCCTTTGTTAAAACAAAATGGCAAGATTAA
- the asnS gene encoding asparagine--tRNA ligase encodes MKKIMIKDMPNHIGETVKIGTWLANKRSSGKLAFLQLRDGSGFAQGVVVKAEVGEELFAVAKGMTQETSMYVIGEVKADERSSFGAELNVTGIEVISPAKDYPITPKEHGTEFLMDNRHLWLRSRKQHAIMKVRNEIIRATYEFFNENGFTKMDPPILTGSSPEGTSELFHTKYFDEDAFLSQSGQLYMEAAAMALGKVFSFGPTFRAEKSKTRRHLIEFWMIEPEMAFVEHDESLEVQEQYVSHIVQSVLKNCKLDLERLGRDTSKLENVKAPFPRISYDEAIEFLHEQGFDDIQWGDDFGAPHETAIANHYDKPVFITCYPIGIKPFYMQPHPERDDVVLCADLIAPEGYGEIIGGSERIYDYELMKSRLEQHNLSMDAYAWYLDLCKQGAVPHSGFGLGLERTVAWISGTEHIRESIPFPRLLNRLYP; translated from the coding sequence ATGAAAAAAATTATGATTAAAGATATGCCAAATCATATTGGCGAAACAGTAAAAATTGGTACGTGGTTGGCTAACAAACGTTCTAGCGGTAAATTAGCTTTCCTTCAATTACGTGATGGCTCAGGCTTCGCACAAGGCGTAGTTGTAAAAGCAGAAGTAGGCGAAGAACTTTTCGCAGTAGCTAAAGGCATGACACAGGAAACTTCAATGTATGTTATTGGTGAAGTGAAAGCGGACGAGCGTTCTTCTTTCGGTGCGGAGTTAAATGTTACAGGTATTGAAGTAATCAGTCCTGCTAAAGACTACCCGATTACACCAAAAGAGCATGGTACGGAATTTTTAATGGATAACCGTCACTTATGGTTACGTTCTCGTAAACAACATGCAATCATGAAAGTACGTAATGAAATTATTCGTGCAACATATGAATTTTTCAATGAAAATGGCTTTACAAAAATGGATCCGCCAATCTTAACAGGTTCTTCACCTGAAGGTACGTCAGAGCTGTTCCATACAAAATATTTCGATGAAGACGCATTTCTGTCTCAATCTGGTCAGCTTTACATGGAAGCTGCTGCAATGGCATTAGGAAAAGTATTCTCGTTTGGTCCTACATTCCGAGCGGAAAAATCTAAAACACGTCGTCACTTGATCGAGTTCTGGATGATCGAGCCTGAAATGGCATTTGTTGAGCATGATGAAAGCTTGGAAGTACAGGAACAATACGTATCACATATCGTACAATCTGTTCTGAAAAACTGTAAGCTTGATTTAGAGCGTCTAGGCCGTGATACATCAAAACTAGAAAACGTGAAAGCACCATTCCCGCGTATTTCTTATGATGAAGCGATCGAGTTTTTACATGAGCAAGGCTTTGATGATATTCAGTGGGGTGATGATTTCGGTGCACCACACGAAACAGCAATTGCCAACCATTATGATAAACCAGTATTCATCACATGCTACCCGATCGGTATTAAACCGTTCTACATGCAGCCACACCCGGAGCGCGATGATGTCGTTTTATGTGCAGACTTAATCGCTCCTGAAGGTTATGGTGAGATTATCGGTGGTTCTGAACGTATTTATGATTATGAATTAATGAAATCCCGTTTAGAACAACATAACTTATCGATGGATGCATATGCATGGTATTTAGATTTATGTAAACAAGGTGCAGTACCTCACTCAGGCTTCGGCTTAGGGTTGGAGCGTACAGTTGCATGGATTTCCGGAACAGAACATATCCGTGAATCTATCCCATTCCCACGTTTATTAAACCGTTTATATCCATAA
- the dinG gene encoding ATP-dependent DNA helicase DinG has protein sequence MKESQKYAIVDIETTGHSPAGGDRMIQIAIVIMQGWEIVKKYSTFINPGKPIPLFIQDLTNITDEDVKDALPFEAYADYIYELLEGAVFVAHNTDFDLNFLQAEFNRAGVSKWHGKKIDTVELTKILFPMSLSYKLADLANDFHIELQSAHRADDDALATAYLLKHCWEELLTLPLVTLEQLHKRSFRLRTDLSQLFFDALVIKRSKALTDEGHVFYRKIAIRKMAPTPKSDGNPFVYPQTTEEKMALLLKGIPDFEERPQQFRMMDSIWHAFNAKAEHVIEASTGIGKTMGYLVPSIYYAKKTNQKIGISTYTSHLLDQLMQNDIPILEQALGQPIKMALLKGMNHYIDIEKFEKELKTQDVSYDQTFTVLQTLIWLAKTETGDLSELNVSGGGQLLIDKIRKTALPKTTMPLYDFYSRAIQNSRQADLIVTNHAMLLSDLVRNEQIFNSLGGWVIDEAHQFIQAAINQHEKIFTYMNWKYLFGQIGIQEDEQLFYKIRRVAIKKQLLNYQTLDQLEKRYIQMVNAFDTAMAALLRGVKDAHHQPKQQKIEVFVSELPLGREVLMKVSLTVQQWVDEATELIRKFTSSVEELAPEHEYLIEQWQYIVNEFTIKLAEWDDVFLSQDPDYSCWLELDQRSVPGSIQLYKKPIEVTSSIRKLFDPIREKSGIVWTSGTLTVPSNERFITNQLGINPSIPIEKLHADPSYYDGAELYIVNDMPDIQAVSQSEYIEEVAHAVTNTVRMTNGRCFVLFTSQDMLRKTVNLIQESELLSDYMIFAQGVTSGSRMRLLKSFQKFNHSVLFGTNSFWEGVDVPGDGLSAVIVVRLPFSSPEEPAFKARANYITQQGRNSFTELALPDAIIRFKQGFGRLIRSSHDKGVFIVLDRRIETKSYGQQFIESLPPISIQKLPLHSMVQSLGNWYNEKR, from the coding sequence ATGAAGGAAAGTCAAAAATATGCGATTGTCGACATTGAAACAACAGGCCATTCTCCTGCTGGCGGCGACCGTATGATTCAAATCGCCATTGTCATAATGCAAGGCTGGGAAATCGTAAAAAAATATTCTACATTTATTAATCCGGGAAAACCGATTCCGTTATTTATACAGGATTTAACTAATATTACAGACGAAGATGTAAAAGATGCGCTGCCATTTGAAGCGTATGCAGATTATATTTATGAGCTGCTGGAAGGGGCTGTATTCGTAGCCCATAATACTGATTTTGACTTGAATTTTTTGCAGGCGGAGTTTAATCGTGCCGGTGTTTCAAAATGGCACGGAAAGAAAATTGACACGGTTGAACTGACAAAAATTTTGTTCCCGATGTCGTTAAGCTACAAATTAGCGGATTTAGCGAATGATTTTCATATTGAGCTGCAAAGTGCACACCGTGCGGATGATGATGCACTCGCGACAGCGTATTTGCTGAAACATTGCTGGGAAGAGCTGTTAACATTGCCGCTCGTTACTTTGGAACAATTGCATAAACGTTCTTTCCGTTTAAGAACAGACTTGTCCCAGCTGTTTTTTGATGCGCTTGTCATAAAACGCAGTAAAGCATTAACGGATGAAGGGCATGTCTTTTACCGTAAAATCGCTATTCGTAAAATGGCACCGACACCAAAAAGTGATGGCAATCCATTTGTTTACCCGCAAACGACAGAAGAAAAAATGGCCTTATTATTAAAAGGGATTCCCGATTTTGAAGAGCGCCCGCAGCAGTTTCGAATGATGGACAGCATATGGCATGCATTCAACGCAAAAGCGGAACATGTCATTGAAGCATCAACGGGAATCGGAAAAACGATGGGTTATTTAGTGCCATCGATTTATTATGCTAAGAAAACAAATCAGAAAATCGGAATCAGTACGTATACATCCCATTTGCTGGATCAGCTTATGCAAAATGACATTCCGATATTGGAACAGGCGCTTGGCCAGCCGATTAAAATGGCTTTGTTAAAAGGGATGAATCATTATATCGATATCGAAAAATTCGAGAAAGAGCTTAAGACGCAGGACGTTTCCTATGATCAGACATTTACAGTACTGCAAACACTTATCTGGCTTGCGAAAACAGAGACGGGTGATTTAAGTGAACTGAATGTGTCGGGCGGCGGGCAGCTGCTCATTGATAAAATCCGTAAGACGGCATTGCCGAAAACGACAATGCCGCTTTATGATTTTTATTCACGTGCAATTCAAAATAGTCGCCAGGCAGACCTTATTGTGACAAACCATGCAATGCTGCTCAGCGATCTCGTACGCAATGAACAGATTTTCAATTCATTAGGCGGCTGGGTAATCGATGAGGCACATCAGTTTATTCAGGCTGCAATCAATCAGCACGAAAAAATATTCACTTATATGAATTGGAAATATTTATTTGGACAAATTGGTATACAGGAAGATGAACAGCTGTTTTATAAGATCCGTCGAGTTGCGATTAAGAAACAGCTGCTGAATTATCAAACACTGGATCAGCTGGAAAAGCGCTATATTCAAATGGTCAATGCATTTGATACGGCAATGGCGGCATTGCTTCGAGGGGTGAAGGATGCGCATCATCAGCCTAAACAACAGAAAATCGAAGTCTTTGTTTCTGAATTACCATTGGGACGTGAAGTTTTAATGAAAGTTTCGCTAACTGTGCAGCAATGGGTGGATGAGGCGACCGAGCTTATCCGGAAGTTCACTTCAAGTGTGGAAGAGCTGGCACCGGAGCATGAATATTTGATTGAGCAATGGCAGTATATCGTCAATGAGTTTACGATTAAACTGGCAGAGTGGGATGATGTATTTCTAAGTCAGGATCCTGATTATTCATGCTGGCTGGAATTGGACCAGCGCAGTGTACCGGGCAGTATCCAGCTCTATAAAAAGCCGATTGAAGTGACTTCGTCGATCCGGAAGCTTTTTGACCCGATCCGTGAAAAAAGCGGCATTGTCTGGACTTCCGGAACATTAACAGTACCAAGCAATGAGCGTTTTATTACGAATCAGCTTGGCATCAATCCATCGATCCCGATTGAAAAGCTGCATGCGGACCCGAGTTATTATGATGGGGCGGAACTGTATATTGTCAATGACATGCCGGACATTCAGGCCGTTTCACAATCCGAGTATATCGAAGAGGTCGCACATGCTGTTACAAATACGGTGCGCATGACGAATGGTAGATGTTTTGTTTTATTCACATCGCAGGACATGCTGCGTAAAACAGTCAATCTTATACAGGAAAGTGAATTGTTAAGCGACTATATGATTTTTGCACAAGGCGTGACATCGGGAAGCCGTATGCGATTATTAAAGTCTTTCCAAAAGTTCAATCATTCCGTATTATTCGGAACGAACAGTTTCTGGGAAGGGGTCGATGTACCGGGAGACGGCCTGTCTGCGGTCATTGTTGTGCGGCTGCCGTTTTCTTCACCGGAAGAGCCTGCGTTTAAAGCGCGGGCCAATTATATAACGCAGCAAGGGCGAAATTCCTTTACAGAACTCGCCCTGCCGGACGCCATTATCCGATTCAAGCAAGGATTCGGCCGATTGATCCGTTCGAGCCATGATAAAGGGGTATTTATCGTTTTGGATCGACGGATTGAAACGAAATCATACGGACAGCAGTTTATCGAGTCATTACCGCCGATTTCTATACAAAAACTGCCTCTACACAGTATGGTGCAAAGCTTAGGAAATTGGTATAATGAAAAACGATGA
- the nth gene encoding endonuclease III has translation MLTKAKWNHFLDEMDRMYPDAHCELVHDNPFELTIATLLSAQCTDVLVNKVTKQLFQKYKTPQDYLNVSLEELQNDIRSIGLYRSKAKNIQLLCARLLNEYGGEVPASREELVTLPGVGRKTANVVLSVAFDIPAMAVDTHVERVSKRLGLCRWKDSVLEVEETIMKKTPIERWSRAHHQIIFFGRYHCKAQNPGCGSCPLLDDCREGQKRLKKGLVKL, from the coding sequence ATGTTAACAAAAGCAAAATGGAATCACTTTTTAGACGAGATGGACCGTATGTATCCGGATGCACATTGTGAATTAGTGCATGACAATCCGTTTGAGTTGACGATTGCGACATTATTATCTGCGCAATGTACGGATGTCCTCGTCAATAAAGTGACGAAACAATTATTTCAGAAATATAAAACACCTCAGGATTATTTAAATGTTTCACTTGAGGAACTGCAAAATGATATTCGTTCAATTGGCCTTTACCGAAGCAAAGCGAAAAATATTCAGTTATTATGTGCACGTCTGCTAAATGAATATGGCGGGGAAGTTCCGGCATCTCGTGAAGAGCTTGTCACATTACCAGGTGTCGGCCGTAAAACAGCAAATGTTGTCTTGTCGGTTGCATTCGATATTCCTGCAATGGCTGTCGATACGCATGTAGAGCGTGTCTCGAAGCGATTAGGGCTTTGCCGGTGGAAAGACAGTGTGCTGGAAGTAGAAGAAACAATCATGAAAAAAACACCGATTGAACGGTGGAGCCGTGCACACCATCAAATTATTTTCTTTGGCCGCTATCATTGTAAAGCGCAAAATCCGGGCTGCGGGTCATGTCCGTTATTGGATGACTGTCGGGAAGGGCAAAAACGTTTGAAAAAAGGTTTGGTAAAATTATGA
- a CDS encoding DnaD domain-containing protein: protein MSKNFNRIRVWTDQLQITIPQLFFKHYSELNIQDDEALIILHLLTFEQEGIDFPTPNDLVQRTNFQLTAISQIIQRLMQKGFVEISQSTDESGRLAEKYSIYPLWERLLDLLQSKAQQQVSTANKLDEAKIFQLFEQELGRLLSPMEIETIGMWMDLDQHSPEIIKAALKEAVLADKVNLRYIDRILIEWKKRNIKTLAQIEKHSEQYRKNTMPAPVQPVHQQETVQKTEKVSFYNWLEERE, encoded by the coding sequence ATGTCTAAAAATTTTAATCGAATCCGCGTTTGGACGGACCAATTACAAATTACTATTCCACAATTATTTTTTAAACATTATAGTGAACTGAACATACAAGATGATGAAGCATTAATCATTCTACATTTATTAACGTTCGAACAGGAAGGAATCGACTTTCCGACACCAAATGATCTAGTGCAGCGGACAAATTTTCAATTGACCGCTATTTCTCAAATAATACAACGACTCATGCAAAAAGGTTTTGTCGAAATTTCTCAAAGCACGGATGAGTCCGGACGCCTTGCCGAGAAATATTCGATTTATCCATTATGGGAAAGACTGCTGGATCTACTGCAATCAAAAGCGCAACAACAGGTTTCAACTGCCAACAAATTGGATGAAGCGAAAATATTCCAGCTATTTGAACAAGAGCTGGGACGTCTGCTTTCCCCAATGGAAATAGAGACAATCGGCATGTGGATGGACTTGGATCAGCATAGTCCCGAAATCATAAAAGCCGCCTTAAAAGAAGCGGTCCTTGCTGATAAGGTGAACTTACGCTACATTGACCGTATTTTGATCGAGTGGAAGAAGCGCAACATAAAGACACTCGCTCAAATAGAAAAACATAGTGAGCAATACCGGAAAAATACGATGCCCGCACCGGTTCAACCGGTACATCAGCAAGAAACAGTTCAGAAAACGGAAAAAGTTTCTTTCTATAATTGGTTAGAGGAGCGAGAATAG